One window of Botrimarina mediterranea genomic DNA carries:
- a CDS encoding DUF3309 family protein: MSPLGLILLIVLVMLVLGAAPAWPHARNWGYGPSGGLGLVLVIVLILVLMGRI; the protein is encoded by the coding sequence ATGTCCCCACTCGGTCTGATTCTGCTGATCGTTCTTGTCATGCTCGTGCTCGGCGCGGCGCCGGCGTGGCCACACGCCCGGAACTGGGGCTACGGTCCCAGCGGGGGCTTGGGCCTCGTGCTGGTGATCGTGCTGATCCTGGTCTTGATGGGCCGGATCTAA
- a CDS encoding pyridoxamine 5'-phosphate oxidase family protein, which translates to MPKPPRERFQDILETFTVGMLVTEGPDKVLTARPMNVAAIDSDADIWFCTQVDTPKTDDIQSHPDVLVAFQDSGRYLTLNGPAEINRSRSKINELWNESWKVWFPDGPDDPKLALLHVKATHGQYWDNSWLQGLSYAIRAGQAYWRGEEPEIPEDVNAKVELP; encoded by the coding sequence ATGCCCAAACCTCCCCGCGAACGATTCCAGGACATCCTCGAGACCTTTACTGTCGGGATGCTCGTTACCGAAGGGCCCGACAAAGTCCTCACGGCGCGACCGATGAATGTGGCGGCGATTGATTCCGACGCCGACATTTGGTTCTGCACCCAGGTCGATACTCCTAAGACGGACGACATTCAGAGCCACCCCGATGTGCTGGTCGCCTTCCAAGACTCGGGACGCTATTTGACTCTAAATGGTCCCGCAGAGATCAACCGTAGCCGTTCGAAGATCAATGAGCTCTGGAATGAATCATGGAAAGTCTGGTTTCCCGACGGCCCGGATGATCCCAAGCTAGCGCTTCTGCACGTCAAAGCGACACACGGGCAGTATTGGGACAACAGCTGGCTACAGGGCTTGAGCTACGCCATCCGCGCGGGCCAAGCCTACTGGCGGGGTGAAGAACCTGAGATCCCAGAGGACGTCAACGCGAAGGTTGAGCTGCCGTAA
- a CDS encoding transglutaminase-like domain-containing protein, producing MLQTFVRVSAMACLLVVAYEMNGAIANQTAIKFLVDKGEYAKAEALLQAQVDDVAAPITGDAAVQLETIRRMRREFPLSKAEVLNQVRETIPDATAEDIERWTESGDLHHRVIDGDLRYFRRGASNLPRLNDDAKRRRDAALEARGEKPKPRFDLPSVIREVYAERERTGADEVYPVHHHVTYTVTVKDSCDRVVPGATVRAWLPFPQEYRHQSQVRLVSSSPEVKHTAPNGSPHRTVYFEETIGADAKPPELAVEFDFVTAAYCPDLDPAAVKPYGQGGETYRQYTAERLPHIALTSEVRQLAASIVGDESNPLRKAQRLFTWVSKNITWIGEMEYGAVPSLSLKGLTMRCGDCGVQNISFVTLCRAVGVPARWQSGFGTKPGEENMHDWAEFYVEPWGWLPVDASYGLQKSDDPKVRDFFCGHMDPYRLIVNLDYARPLDPPATSLRAEPNDFQRGEIEIDGHNLYFDDWRWDLKVETKRVE from the coding sequence GTGCTTCAGACTTTCGTGCGAGTCTCGGCGATGGCTTGCCTGCTGGTGGTTGCATATGAAATGAACGGCGCGATCGCCAACCAGACGGCGATCAAGTTTCTTGTCGATAAGGGCGAGTACGCCAAGGCCGAGGCGCTGCTGCAAGCGCAGGTCGATGATGTTGCAGCGCCAATCACCGGCGACGCCGCTGTGCAGCTCGAAACCATCCGCCGCATGCGGCGGGAGTTTCCCCTCAGCAAAGCGGAGGTGCTGAATCAGGTCCGAGAGACGATTCCCGATGCAACCGCCGAGGACATCGAGCGCTGGACCGAGTCGGGCGACTTGCACCACCGGGTGATCGACGGCGACCTACGCTACTTCCGCCGCGGCGCGTCCAACCTGCCGCGGCTCAACGACGACGCCAAGCGGCGCCGCGACGCCGCGCTCGAAGCGCGGGGCGAGAAGCCCAAGCCGCGGTTCGACCTGCCGAGCGTGATCCGCGAAGTCTACGCCGAGCGCGAGCGCACCGGCGCCGACGAGGTTTATCCCGTTCATCACCACGTCACCTACACGGTGACGGTGAAGGACTCGTGCGACCGCGTCGTCCCGGGGGCGACGGTGCGGGCGTGGCTCCCGTTCCCGCAGGAGTATCGCCATCAATCGCAGGTGCGACTCGTCAGCAGTTCACCGGAGGTGAAGCACACCGCGCCGAATGGCTCGCCGCACCGCACCGTCTACTTCGAAGAGACAATTGGCGCCGATGCGAAGCCGCCGGAGCTGGCGGTCGAGTTTGATTTCGTCACCGCTGCGTACTGCCCCGACCTCGACCCCGCCGCCGTGAAGCCTTACGGCCAGGGCGGCGAGACTTACCGCCAATACACCGCCGAACGGTTGCCGCACATCGCGCTAACTTCCGAAGTCCGCCAACTCGCCGCCTCGATCGTCGGCGACGAGAGCAACCCGCTCCGCAAGGCGCAGCGGCTGTTCACCTGGGTCTCGAAGAACATCACCTGGATCGGCGAGATGGAGTACGGCGCCGTGCCGAGCCTGTCGCTCAAGGGCCTCACGATGCGCTGCGGCGATTGCGGCGTGCAGAACATCTCGTTCGTCACGCTCTGCCGCGCGGTCGGCGTGCCGGCGCGGTGGCAGTCGGGCTTCGGCACGAAGCCCGGCGAAGAGAACATGCACGACTGGGCCGAGTTCTATGTCGAGCCGTGGGGCTGGCTCCCGGTGGACGCTTCGTACGGGTTGCAGAAGTCGGATGACCCCAAGGTCCGCGACTTCTTCTGCGGCCACATGGACCCGTACCGGTTGATCGTGAACCTCGACTACGCCCGCCCGCTCGACCCGCCCGCCACAAGCCTCCGCGCCGAGCCGAACGACTTCCAGCGCGGAGAGATCGAGATCGACGGCCACAACCTGTACTTCGACGACTGGCGGTGGGACCTGAAGGTCGAGACGAAGCGGGTCGAGTGA